In candidate division KSB1 bacterium, the sequence ATAGACAAAGGTGTCGAAAACCGGAATCACCAGTTTTTCCGCAAAGGTAACGGTTATCTGCTGTGGAAAGGCTGAGAATAAGCTCAACGAGAGGCGCTGCATCCAACCGATGGTCTTTTCGACGGCTTCCGGCGCATGTTGGTTATCCGCATCAGTAAAGATCAAATAATCTCCGCCGGCGGCCTGACTCAACTGATGACAAGCCCAGTTTTTTCCGGTCCAACCGACCGGTAAAGGAGCGCCGCTGAGAAGGCGTATGCGGGCATCCTGGGCTGAGAAACGGCGTACAATGTCTGCGGTGTTGTCCTGAGATTGATCGTCCAGTACGAGAATTTCCAAATTCTGATAACTTTGCCGGATAAGCGATTCCAAGGCTCGTCCGATATTCACTTCTTCATTACGGGCCGGAATAAGGACCGACACAAGCCGAACGTCCTTGGGTTTGGGGCCGTTTTTGATCATCGGCGCCGTCATGACGTTTACCAGTGTAATCAACGCAATCAACGCCAAGCAGCCGATGAGAAAGCCGACAAAAATGCTCATGCCCTGTCCCTTTTGCGGCTTAGGCGATGACGCCACATTGCAAATGATTCGTTGATCGACGCTTTACCCTGCAGCAAAACTTTTCCTTCTTCGCGTCGGATAATTTGTTCTTGAAGCTCGTTCAATAGAGCTTCATGCCGGGTCTGCAACCTCTCCGTGAGATCCTCCGATGATCCGCAAAGGTCAGTTACTTCGTTAAGACGGATAAAAACATCCGCGCGCTGATCCGTAAGGTATTCGGCTCTGAAAGCGGCTTGTATAACTCTCACGGGCTCAGGAGCTTGACGAATCAATAGCTCCACACCGCGCTTGTAGACGAGAGGCCTCACTCCCCAGGGCAGCAGCTCGCCCTGGGGAAAAATGCAGACGACGGCTTTTTGCGCCAATAGCTTTTGTGTATAGCTCAATGATTCCAAACTTTTTTTTACAGAGCGAGGCTCTATAGAATAGGCGCCGACACGGGAAAAAAAACGGTTTCGACGGAGCTGTTCCTCCAGCATCATGAGAAATATGGGACGGTGAAAAAGTTTTACTTTCAGCAGATAGACGAAAAAGCCGTCCCACCAGGTGCTGTGATTGGGGAGAAGCAGAATTGCCCCTTCATCGGAGTTCGGAGGTTCGCCGAACAGACGAATCGAATGGAAATGGCGCCGCATGAGATTAAAAATATATGGCCGAAATATCATCTCATGCAGGGCAGACGGCGAGGCAGGTATCATCCTTTCGCCCTCAAATTACGTCCTCAGATCATTGATGACGAGTTTTGCGGTCGTTTCTGCCGTCATCATAACGCCCGGCAGGCCGGCGCCGGGATGAGTGGAAGCGCCGACGAGGTAGAGTCGTGCAATGTCTTCGCTGCGGTTATGCGGGCGGAAAATGGCGGTCTGCGTCAATCTCGGCTCGACTCCCCACGCGCTTCCATAGGTGTTGTTGTTCTTTTTAAGGAAATCTGCCGGTGTAAATGTTTCGACCACCTGAAGATTTGCTCTCAACTCCTCCAATCCGAAATCTTTTTCCAAAAAGTCAAGAATTCGGTTGCGGAAGGGTTCCGCTTCGCGCGACCAATCGATACCGCTTTGCAGATTGGCAACCGGAACGAGCACATACATGCTTTCGCATCCTTGCGGTGCCATGCCGGGATCGGTTCGCGTGGGCACGTGCAGGTACATCGAAAAGTCCTGCGGCAGTATCTTTTTATCGAAAATATCGCGGATCAGCTCCTTATAGCGCGGCGATAAAATGAGCGTGTGGTGTTTGAGCTGCGGATACTGCCGTCTGACGCCGAGGTAGAGGAGAAACGCACTCATACTGTAGTGGATCTTTTTTAGACGTCGCCTCGTCCACTTTTTGCGATAGGCCTCAGGTATGAGGGTGCCGTAGGTGTGGATAAAGTCGGCGTTCGAAATAACAGCGTCGAAACGATGGATTTCATGGTCGACCTGCACCCCGGTTGCCGTACCGTTTTCGACCACGATTCGTTTGACCGGCGATTCGGTGAGAATTTTTCCGCCGAGATCCTCGAAAAGACGACGAAACGCGTCCACCAAAGTGGTCATCCCGCCCTTAGTAAACCAGACACCGCCGACCTTTTCGAGATACGGAATCATTTGATACACGGCCGGCGAGCGAAAAGGGTTGCCGCCGATGAACAACGGATGGAATGAAAAGACGAACCGATGACGAAAGTCTTTAAAAAAACGTGAAGCAAAGTTATAGGAGCTGACAAGGGCGCCGAGGCGTAAAGCACGGGGTGCAAACGACAACATTATTTTCCAATTATCAAAGGGCGTTGCCCCCAACTTTTCCAGAATGACGGCACGATAGAGCTCACGCGATGCCGCCATGAACCGGTCGTATTGAGCCGCATCATCAGGATTGAATGCCGCCATCTGCTGCTTCATTCGGTCGGCGTCGTCGATGTAATCGATATAGGTTTTGTCGTGAAAATAGATACGATAGAATGGATCGAGAGGAATTAACTCGAGATAATCGGAAAGCTTTTTACCGGCAGCGTTAAAAATATCTTCGATTACCGAAGGCGCCGTGATGAGCGATGGGCCCATATCGAAACGATAGCCTTCTTTTTCCAACAAGTAAGCATGCCCCCCGACACGGGCGTTTTTTTCAAAAATCGTGACCTGAAATCCGGCAGCCTGCAAGCGTATTCCAACGGAAAGGCCGCCGAATCCTGCACCTATGACGGCGATTTTTTTCATGTTTCCCACCTCAAAGTTAATGAGTCAGATCTTCAATAAGCAGCTTTGCCGCAATTTTACCGGATTGAACGACCAAAGGCACGCCTCCGCCGGGATGCGACGAACCGCCGGCGAAATAGAGCCCTCTGATTTGACGACTGCGGTTTGGAGGCCGTAAAAATGCCGTATAGCGGCTGTTGGAAGAAATGCCGTAAATGCTGCCGCGGTTGCTGCCGAAACGCTCGTAAAAATCCACAGGCGTCAACACCTTTTCAAATTGGATCTTGTTTGCCAGCGAAAAACCGTGGAGCGCAAGCTTTTGCAGAACTGTACTCCGTAGATGCTCAACGGCCTCATGCCAATTTTGTCCGGCCAAGTACGGTGCATTGACGAGGACGAACCAATTTTCCGCATTCGGAGGGGCATGGTCGGCGTCCGTTTTCGAGGTAATTGCCGCATATACCGTCGGATCTTCCGGCGGAACAAGATCGTCGAATATTTGCTGAAATTCTCGGCGATAATCTTGCGAAAAAAAGATATTATGATGAGCAGCTTCCTTATGAACGCCCCTAACTGCCCACAGAAACACGATGCCGGAGATCGACGGCTCCAATCGGTTGAGTTTGGCGCGATGGCCGTCAAAGCCGTCGATAAGATTATTATAGGCTTGAACGACATCGGTATTACAAAGAACGGCATCGACAGGGATAAAGCCTCTGTCGGTCTGGACGCCTACGATTCGTCCCTTTCGATGTTCGATTTTCCTGCCGGCCGTGTTGAGGAGAATCTCCACGCCAAAGTCGCGCGCAATACGATGTAGAGCGTCCACAAGGCGATACATGCCGCCTTGAATATAATAGCCGCCCAAATTATACTCGACGTGAGGAATGATGTTCAGCGTCGCCGGCGCTTTAAACGGGTCGCTGCCGTTGTAGGTAGGGTAGCGGTCGAACAGTTGCACCAGCCTGCCGTCGTTGAAAAAGCGGCTTACAGCTTGATGAACGGTGCGAAAGGCGTCGAGCTCCCGAAAATGAAGCAGCGTAGAAAGATTTCTCCGGTTCAATAGAGTCCGTAGCTCGTGAATTGGATTAAAAATAAAGGTTTCGGCAGTCAATTCGTAAATACGTCGAGAATAAGCAAGGAATCGCTCTATAGCCTCCACTTGGGAGGGGGAAAAGCGGCGAGTTTCCTCAGCACGCAGCGCCGGCTCGGCATAGGCATCATAGCGGCTGCCGTCCGGAAAGAAATAGCGGCACAGCGGCGCAACAGGAATAAAATTCAGATACTCCTGCCGATCCAAACCGCAGGCGGCGAACAGATCGTCAATGATGAACGGCATGGTCAGGAGCGACGGGCCGGTATCGAAACGATAGCCTCCAAATACGATTTCGCTCATCTTGCCGCCGAGCAGCGGGTTTTTTTCAAACAGAGTGACCTGCAGATTCCGATGTGCCAGCGAGATTGCGCCGGCCAGTCCTGCCAGACCTCCGCCGATCACTGCGATCCTTTTCATAGAAATTTCCTTTGAGCCGTTCGTAGATTGTCACCGTCAACAGGATATGACTCAAGCCGAAGATAAAGTCCTCAACAGGGATGGTAAAGATTCTCGTTCCGAGCATATATTGCGAATTGTAAAGCACAATCGGCCGCGCCGTTAAATAGGTGTTGAAAATCAGCGTCAAAATAAGAACAGCTCCAATTATGACCCAAATTCGCGAATCTTCCCAAATTTTGGTTTTAATTACGGCATTTAGAAAATAAACGGTCGCTGCAGCGATTAAAAC encodes:
- a CDS encoding lysophospholipid acyltransferase family protein codes for the protein MIPASPSALHEMIFRPYIFNLMRRHFHSIRLFGEPPNSDEGAILLLPNHSTWWDGFFVYLLKVKLFHRPIFLMMLEEQLRRNRFFSRVGAYSIEPRSVKKSLESLSYTQKLLAQKAVVCIFPQGELLPWGVRPLVYKRGVELLIRQAPEPVRVIQAAFRAEYLTDQRADVFIRLNEVTDLCGSSEDLTERLQTRHEALLNELQEQIIRREEGKVLLQGKASINESFAMWRHRLSRKRDRA
- the crtI gene encoding phytoene desaturase family protein, which translates into the protein MKKIAVIGAGFGGLSVGIRLQAAGFQVTIFEKNARVGGHAYLLEKEGYRFDMGPSLITAPSVIEDIFNAAGKKLSDYLELIPLDPFYRIYFHDKTYIDYIDDADRMKQQMAAFNPDDAAQYDRFMAASRELYRAVILEKLGATPFDNWKIMLSFAPRALRLGALVSSYNFASRFFKDFRHRFVFSFHPLFIGGNPFRSPAVYQMIPYLEKVGGVWFTKGGMTTLVDAFRRLFEDLGGKILTESPVKRIVVENGTATGVQVDHEIHRFDAVISNADFIHTYGTLIPEAYRKKWTRRRLKKIHYSMSAFLLYLGVRRQYPQLKHHTLILSPRYKELIRDIFDKKILPQDFSMYLHVPTRTDPGMAPQGCESMYVLVPVANLQSGIDWSREAEPFRNRILDFLEKDFGLEELRANLQVVETFTPADFLKKNNNTYGSAWGVEPRLTQTAIFRPHNRSEDIARLYLVGASTHPGAGLPGVMMTAETTAKLVINDLRT
- the crtI gene encoding phytoene desaturase family protein, with product MKRIAVIGGGLAGLAGAISLAHRNLQVTLFEKNPLLGGKMSEIVFGGYRFDTGPSLLTMPFIIDDLFAACGLDRQEYLNFIPVAPLCRYFFPDGSRYDAYAEPALRAEETRRFSPSQVEAIERFLAYSRRIYELTAETFIFNPIHELRTLLNRRNLSTLLHFRELDAFRTVHQAVSRFFNDGRLVQLFDRYPTYNGSDPFKAPATLNIIPHVEYNLGGYYIQGGMYRLVDALHRIARDFGVEILLNTAGRKIEHRKGRIVGVQTDRGFIPVDAVLCNTDVVQAYNNLIDGFDGHRAKLNRLEPSISGIVFLWAVRGVHKEAAHHNIFFSQDYRREFQQIFDDLVPPEDPTVYAAITSKTDADHAPPNAENWFVLVNAPYLAGQNWHEAVEHLRSTVLQKLALHGFSLANKIQFEKVLTPVDFYERFGSNRGSIYGISSNSRYTAFLRPPNRSRQIRGLYFAGGSSHPGGGVPLVVQSGKIAAKLLIEDLTH